A stretch of the Amycolatopsis sp. BJA-103 genome encodes the following:
- a CDS encoding DEAD/DEAH box helicase — translation MSETVERNRGELGAPPASKDSTARPLRAWQRRALTKYLTKKPKDFLAVATPGAGKTVFGLRIAAELLSDRTIEAITIVAPTEHLKHQWAASAAAAGIAIDSNFRNGAGATSRDYQGVAVTYAQVAAHPTLHRVRTENRKTLVILDEIHHGGDAKSWGDAIREAFTPAVRRLALTGTPFRSDDSQIPFVTYEPDGSGFQRSKSDHSYGYADALADGVVRPVVFLAYSGEASWRTSAGEEFTARLGEPLTAEQNARAWRTALDPAGEWVPAVLQAADTRLAQLRANGIPDAGGLVIATDQDSARAYAKILERLSGQTPTVVLSDDPKASGRIKEFSDSTDRWLVAVRMVSEGVDVPRLAVGVYATSASTPLFFAQAIGRYVRSRKPGETASVFLPSVPVLLELASELEAQRDHVLGKPHREKEGWEDELLAQANRTEDEPGEEEKAFTSLGASAELDQVIYDGNSFGTAVFSGSDEEQEYLGLPGLLEPDQVRALLRKRQEEQLSDEKRRKPKAEEAAPVARPQSVSERLGALRKELNALVGVHHHRTRKPHGAIHNELRRICGGPPTAMATVEQLEERIVTLRTW, via the coding sequence ATGTCGGAAACGGTTGAGCGCAATCGAGGCGAGCTGGGCGCGCCTCCCGCGTCGAAGGACAGCACCGCCCGCCCGCTGCGTGCCTGGCAGCGCCGCGCGCTGACGAAGTACCTGACGAAGAAACCGAAGGATTTCCTGGCCGTCGCGACGCCGGGCGCGGGCAAGACGGTGTTCGGTCTCCGGATCGCCGCCGAGCTGCTGAGCGACCGGACCATCGAAGCGATCACCATCGTCGCGCCGACAGAGCACCTGAAGCACCAGTGGGCCGCCTCGGCGGCGGCCGCGGGGATCGCGATCGACTCGAACTTCCGCAACGGCGCCGGTGCCACCTCGCGCGACTACCAAGGTGTCGCGGTGACCTACGCGCAGGTCGCGGCGCATCCGACGCTGCACCGCGTGCGCACCGAGAACCGCAAGACGCTGGTCATCCTGGACGAGATCCACCACGGCGGTGACGCGAAGTCCTGGGGTGACGCGATCCGCGAGGCGTTCACGCCCGCCGTCCGCCGTCTCGCGCTGACCGGGACGCCGTTCCGCAGTGACGACTCGCAGATCCCGTTCGTCACCTACGAGCCCGACGGTTCGGGCTTCCAGCGCAGCAAATCCGACCACTCCTACGGCTACGCCGACGCGCTCGCCGACGGCGTGGTCCGGCCGGTCGTCTTCCTCGCCTACTCCGGTGAGGCCTCCTGGCGCACGAGCGCGGGGGAGGAGTTCACCGCGCGGCTCGGCGAGCCGCTGACCGCCGAGCAGAACGCGCGGGCCTGGCGCACGGCGCTCGACCCGGCCGGTGAGTGGGTCCCGGCGGTACTGCAGGCCGCGGACACGCGCCTCGCGCAGCTTCGCGCCAACGGCATCCCGGACGCCGGCGGCCTGGTGATCGCCACCGACCAGGACTCCGCGCGCGCCTACGCCAAGATCCTGGAGCGGCTCTCCGGCCAGACCCCGACGGTCGTCCTCTCCGACGACCCCAAGGCGTCCGGGCGGATCAAGGAGTTCTCCGACTCGACCGACCGCTGGCTGGTCGCGGTCCGGATGGTGTCCGAAGGCGTCGACGTCCCGCGCCTCGCCGTCGGCGTCTACGCCACGAGCGCGTCGACCCCGCTGTTCTTCGCGCAGGCCATCGGCCGGTACGTGCGTTCGCGCAAACCGGGCGAGACGGCTTCGGTCTTCCTGCCGAGCGTGCCGGTGCTGCTGGAACTGGCCAGCGAGCTGGAGGCGCAGCGCGACCACGTCCTCGGCAAACCGCACCGCGAGAAGGAGGGCTGGGAGGACGAACTCCTCGCCCAGGCCAACCGCACCGAGGACGAGCCGGGCGAAGAGGAGAAGGCGTTCACCTCGCTGGGCGCCTCCGCCGAGCTCGACCAGGTCATCTACGACGGCAACTCCTTCGGCACCGCGGTGTTCTCCGGTTCCGACGAGGAGCAGGAGTACCTCGGCCTGCCGGGGCTGCTCGAACCGGACCAGGTCCGCGCCCTGCTGCGGAAGCGGCAGGAGGAGCAGCTCTCGGACGAGAAGCGCCGGAAACCCAAGGCCGAAGAGGCGGCGCCGGTCGCGCGGCCGCAGTCGGTCAGCGAGCGGCTCGGCGCCCTGCGCAAGGAACTGAACGCCCTGGTGGGCGTGCACCACCACCGGACGCGGAAGCCGCACGGCGCGATCCACAACGAACTCCGCCGGATCTGCGGCGGCCCGCCGACCGCGATGGCGACGGTCGAGCAGCTCGAAGAGCGCATCGTCACCCTGCGTACCTGGTAG
- a CDS encoding sugar ABC transporter substrate-binding protein, whose translation MRSRTLTLLAATVGAGLVLSACGANSADSGSSNSSQSAPAPGGAAAGGKVGVILPETATSARWESFDKPFLTKALKDAGFDADVQNAQGDVQKFTTLADGMIAQNVKVLIIAAINGEVGSAVAKKAQAAGIPTIDYDRLNLGGSSDYYVSFDNEKVGQLQGQGLADALKDKKGAEVVMIEGAPTDNNATLFANGQKSVLQPKFASNDLKLVREQAIDNWDNQKGGQTFEQILTDNKGKVDGVVAANDGLAGAVITVLKKNGLNGKVPVTGQDATADGLMAILRGDQYMTVFKPIKEEAEAAAKLAVLLAKGDKAGADALATGKAKDPKGNREVKSVLLEPKLTTKDGVKEVVTQGYVKAAEICGGDLAAACTQLGIS comes from the coding sequence ATGCGCAGCAGAACCCTTACCCTCCTCGCCGCGACGGTGGGCGCCGGCCTGGTGCTCTCCGCCTGTGGCGCCAACTCCGCCGACTCGGGCAGCAGCAACTCCTCGCAGTCCGCCCCCGCTCCGGGCGGTGCCGCCGCCGGCGGCAAGGTCGGTGTCATCCTGCCGGAGACCGCCACCTCCGCGCGCTGGGAGTCCTTCGACAAGCCGTTCCTGACCAAGGCGCTCAAGGACGCGGGCTTCGACGCCGACGTCCAGAACGCGCAGGGCGACGTCCAGAAGTTCACCACGCTGGCCGACGGCATGATCGCGCAGAACGTCAAGGTCCTGATCATCGCCGCCATCAACGGCGAGGTCGGCTCGGCCGTCGCCAAGAAGGCGCAGGCCGCGGGCATCCCGACGATCGACTACGACCGCCTGAACCTCGGCGGCAGCTCCGACTACTACGTCTCGTTCGACAACGAGAAGGTCGGCCAGCTCCAGGGCCAGGGCCTCGCCGACGCGCTGAAGGACAAGAAGGGCGCCGAGGTCGTCATGATCGAGGGTGCCCCGACCGACAACAACGCGACGCTGTTCGCCAACGGCCAGAAGTCCGTCCTGCAGCCGAAGTTCGCCAGCAACGACCTCAAGCTCGTGCGCGAACAGGCCATCGACAACTGGGACAACCAGAAGGGCGGTCAGACCTTCGAGCAGATCCTGACCGACAACAAGGGCAAGGTCGACGGCGTCGTCGCCGCGAACGACGGTCTCGCGGGCGCGGTCATCACCGTGCTGAAGAAGAACGGCCTCAACGGCAAGGTCCCGGTCACCGGCCAGGACGCCACCGCGGACGGCCTCATGGCCATCCTGCGCGGCGACCAGTACATGACCGTTTTCAAGCCCATCAAGGAAGAGGCCGAGGCCGCGGCGAAGCTCGCCGTCCTGCTGGCCAAGGGCGACAAGGCGGGCGCCGACGCGCTGGCCACCGGCAAGGCGAAGGACCCGAAGGGCAACCGCGAGGTCAAGTCCGTGCTCCTCGAGCCGAAGCTGACCACCAAGGACGGCGTCAAGGAGGTCGTGACGCAGGGCTACGTCAAGGCGGCCGAGATCTGCGGCGGCGACCTGGCCGCGGCGTGCACGCAGCTCGGCATCTCCTGA
- a CDS encoding ATP-binding cassette domain-containing protein, translating into MSEPILELKQLNKSFGPVHVLHDVDFNVRAGEVTALVGDNGAGKSTLVKSIAGIHGYDSGTVKFQGEQVHIHGPRDAADLGIEVVYQDLALAENLDIVQNMFLGRERGSKWLLDEASMEKAARETLASLSVRTVKSVRTPVSALSGGQRQTVAIAKSVLWDSKVVLLDEPTAALGVAQTRQVLDLVRRLAEQGLGVVLISHNMADVFEVADRIAVLYLGRLVAEVHTKDVTHGQVVELITAGRSGDLGLARPEAAVL; encoded by the coding sequence ATGAGCGAACCCATCCTCGAACTGAAGCAGCTGAACAAGAGCTTCGGGCCGGTCCACGTCCTCCACGACGTGGACTTCAACGTGCGCGCCGGTGAGGTCACCGCGCTCGTCGGCGACAACGGTGCCGGCAAGTCCACTTTGGTCAAGTCGATCGCCGGCATCCACGGCTACGACTCGGGCACGGTGAAGTTCCAGGGCGAGCAGGTGCACATCCACGGCCCGCGCGACGCCGCGGATCTGGGGATCGAGGTCGTGTACCAGGACCTCGCCCTCGCCGAGAACCTCGACATCGTGCAGAACATGTTCCTCGGCCGCGAACGCGGCAGCAAATGGCTGCTCGACGAGGCCAGCATGGAGAAGGCCGCGCGCGAGACGCTCGCCTCGCTTTCGGTCCGCACCGTGAAGTCCGTCCGCACACCGGTTTCGGCCCTCTCGGGTGGGCAGCGGCAGACCGTCGCGATCGCCAAGTCCGTGCTGTGGGACTCGAAGGTCGTCCTGCTCGACGAGCCGACCGCCGCACTCGGTGTCGCGCAGACCCGTCAGGTGCTCGACCTCGTCCGCCGCCTCGCGGAACAGGGCCTCGGAGTGGTGCTGATCAGCCACAACATGGCCGACGTCTTCGAGGTCGCCGACCGTATCGCGGTGCTCTACCTCGGCCGTCTCGTCGCCGAGGTGCACACCAAGGACGTCACCCACGGCCAGGTCGTGGAACTGATCACCGCCGGCCGCTCCGGCGACCTCGGCCTTGCCCGCCCCGAAGCCGCCGTCCTGTGA
- a CDS encoding sugar ABC transporter permease, whose product MTETPAKPASPEGGKSAASALNPSAAITDFGIDTTSMSTGEAIGDYFSRLKAGQLGSLPALLGLLVLVIVFASLSDTFLTMNNIANLMAQGAGKAIIAMGIVFVLLLGEIDLSAGTASGVTAAVLAMHYVRNGNLLGGMGNGVFITFLVVLAIAGLLGVILRIWAGVGFAVLAIVLVLSGAAANPWIEIVLAISVGGAIGVLTGFLVSKIGMPSFVVTLALFLAWQGVILQFIGEGGTLGISTSDVLFKVANGNLSTLGSWILFVVAAGGFAAVSLGQHFSRLKRGLVTQPTPMVLFKVGAIAVVAAIATYLLTINRAPNPNIVISGVPYVVPIVLALLVLGTYVLNRTQYGRHIYAVGGNREAARRAGINVEKIRASVFVICSAVAAIGAIVYSSKVGSVDPQAGGLNTLLFAVGAAVIGGTSLFGGKGRVVDAVIGGLVLAVVENALGLLKQSAAVVNIVTGLVLLLAATVDALSRRRAAASPR is encoded by the coding sequence ATGACTGAGACTCCTGCAAAGCCCGCCTCGCCGGAGGGGGGCAAGTCGGCGGCTTCCGCGCTCAACCCGTCGGCGGCCATCACGGACTTCGGCATCGACACGACATCGATGTCAACGGGTGAGGCGATCGGCGACTACTTCTCCCGGCTCAAGGCGGGACAGCTGGGTTCGCTGCCCGCGCTGCTCGGCCTGCTCGTCCTGGTGATCGTGTTCGCCTCGCTGTCGGACACCTTCCTGACGATGAACAACATCGCGAACCTGATGGCGCAGGGCGCCGGCAAGGCGATCATCGCGATGGGCATCGTGTTCGTGCTGCTGCTCGGCGAGATCGACCTGTCCGCGGGCACCGCGTCCGGCGTGACCGCCGCCGTCCTCGCGATGCACTACGTGCGCAACGGAAACCTGCTGGGCGGGATGGGGAACGGCGTGTTCATCACGTTCCTCGTGGTGCTCGCGATCGCCGGTCTGCTCGGGGTGATCCTGCGGATCTGGGCGGGTGTCGGGTTCGCCGTGCTCGCCATCGTGCTGGTGCTCTCGGGAGCGGCGGCCAACCCGTGGATCGAGATCGTGCTCGCGATCAGCGTCGGTGGCGCGATCGGTGTCCTCACCGGTTTCCTCGTCTCCAAGATCGGCATGCCGTCGTTCGTCGTGACGCTGGCGCTTTTCCTTGCCTGGCAAGGTGTCATCCTCCAGTTCATCGGTGAGGGCGGCACGCTCGGCATCAGCACCTCGGACGTGCTGTTCAAGGTCGCCAACGGCAACCTGTCCACTTTGGGCAGCTGGATCCTGTTCGTGGTCGCCGCCGGTGGTTTCGCCGCGGTGAGCCTGGGTCAGCACTTCTCGCGGCTCAAACGCGGCCTGGTCACCCAGCCGACGCCGATGGTGCTGTTCAAGGTCGGCGCGATCGCGGTCGTCGCGGCCATCGCGACCTATCTGCTCACGATCAACCGCGCGCCCAACCCGAACATCGTGATCTCCGGTGTCCCGTACGTCGTGCCGATCGTGCTCGCGCTGCTGGTGCTCGGCACCTACGTGCTCAACCGCACGCAGTACGGCCGCCACATCTACGCGGTCGGCGGCAACCGGGAAGCGGCCCGCCGCGCCGGTATCAACGTCGAGAAGATCCGCGCTTCGGTGTTCGTCATCTGCTCGGCGGTGGCGGCGATCGGCGCGATCGTCTACTCGTCGAAGGTCGGTTCGGTCGACCCGCAGGCCGGTGGCCTCAACACGCTGCTGTTCGCGGTCGGCGCCGCCGTCATCGGTGGTACCTCGCTGTTCGGCGGCAAGGGCCGGGTCGTGGACGCGGTGATCGGTGGCCTCGTGCTCGCGGTCGTCGAGAACGCGCTGGGCCTGCTGAAGCAGTCGGCGGCGGTGGTCAACATCGTCACCGGTCTGGTGCTGCTGCTCGCGGCAACGGTGGACGCGCTGTCCCGGCGCCGCGCGGCTGCGTCGCCGCGCTGA
- a CDS encoding ROK family transcriptional regulator, with translation MMKSVTSTPVARPDEVRRHNRTTLLRLLHVSGPSTRATLATELGLNRSTIKTLVDGLAEAGVVEERVPRPGRGAGRPSLLVLPQPHAAVVLAVDLQVEHVAIALVGFGGQILGRNSWNLRGRMREADEVITHVIESTTMLAGDLGVQPIAVGVSVPGVVRRGDGHVHEAPNLRWTDVALGERLGGVLRVPVLVGNDAELGAIAEHLRGAARGSSDAVYVSADVGVGGGIIADGSSLRGGSGYVGEIGHMAIRPGGRPCYCGSSGCWETEVGEAALCRALDLPEDTPRGAILFELRELGRDPHAAEERLSEFAEWLTLGLVNVVNLLGPQLVVLGDLLTVLPDSVVRSVAAEVRRRSLVSRAVGGTQIVSSALGADVKLLGAAEAAFEMILDTV, from the coding sequence ATGATGAAGTCCGTGACCAGCACACCCGTTGCACGACCAGACGAGGTGCGCAGGCACAACCGCACGACCCTGCTCCGGTTGCTGCACGTCAGCGGCCCGAGCACCAGGGCGACCCTGGCCACCGAGCTGGGGCTCAACCGCAGCACCATCAAGACCCTCGTCGACGGCCTCGCGGAAGCGGGCGTCGTCGAGGAGAGGGTCCCCAGGCCGGGACGAGGGGCGGGCCGCCCCTCGCTCCTGGTCCTGCCCCAGCCGCACGCGGCGGTGGTGCTCGCGGTCGACCTCCAGGTCGAACACGTGGCGATCGCGCTGGTCGGGTTCGGCGGCCAGATCCTCGGGCGCAACAGCTGGAACCTCCGCGGCCGGATGCGGGAGGCCGACGAGGTGATCACGCACGTGATCGAGTCGACCACCATGCTGGCGGGCGATCTCGGCGTGCAGCCGATCGCGGTGGGGGTGTCCGTGCCCGGCGTCGTCCGCCGGGGGGACGGGCACGTCCACGAGGCGCCCAACCTGCGCTGGACCGACGTGGCGCTCGGGGAACGGCTCGGCGGTGTGCTGCGCGTCCCCGTCCTGGTCGGCAACGACGCCGAACTCGGCGCCATCGCCGAACACCTGCGCGGCGCCGCGCGGGGCTCCTCCGACGCCGTGTACGTCTCCGCCGACGTCGGGGTCGGGGGAGGGATCATCGCGGACGGCTCGTCGCTGCGCGGCGGCTCCGGGTACGTCGGCGAGATCGGGCACATGGCGATCCGTCCGGGCGGCCGTCCCTGCTACTGCGGGTCCAGTGGTTGCTGGGAGACCGAGGTCGGCGAGGCGGCCCTGTGCCGCGCGCTCGACCTGCCCGAGGACACCCCGCGCGGGGCGATCCTGTTCGAACTCCGTGAACTGGGCCGGGACCCGCACGCGGCCGAAGAGCGGCTTTCGGAGTTCGCGGAATGGCTGACGCTGGGCCTGGTGAACGTGGTCAACCTGCTCGGCCCGCAGCTGGTCGTGCTGGGCGACCTGCTCACCGTGCTGCCCGATTCGGTCGTGCGGTCGGTGGCGGCCGAGGTCCGGCGGCGGAGTCTCGTCAGCCGCGCCGTGGGCGGGACTCAGATCGTGAGTTCCGCGCTGGGTGCCGACGTGAAGCTGCTGGGTGCCGCCGAGGCGGCCTTCGAGATGATCCTGGACACGGTCTAG
- a CDS encoding TetR/AcrR family transcriptional regulator produces MPTPRRSQTERSQSTQTALITAARTLFADPGYAAVPADEIVRAAGVTRGALYHHFGDKQGLFRAVIEQIETEITEELQDVLRSADDPWAAALGALSRFLDLCLRPEVVRISLTDAISVLGWQEWRELENRYGLGLITEILEGVAADGRLVAAPIPELAQLVLSACAEAALMIAHAEDPEAAKEKSLAALVALLSGLLRT; encoded by the coding sequence GTGCCCACGCCACGACGTAGCCAGACCGAACGATCGCAGTCGACGCAGACCGCGCTGATCACCGCGGCGCGGACGCTGTTCGCCGATCCGGGTTACGCCGCCGTGCCCGCCGACGAGATCGTCCGGGCCGCGGGCGTCACCCGTGGCGCGCTCTATCACCACTTCGGGGACAAGCAGGGGCTGTTCCGCGCCGTGATCGAGCAGATCGAAACGGAGATCACCGAGGAGCTCCAGGACGTCCTGCGCTCGGCTGACGACCCGTGGGCGGCGGCGCTCGGCGCGCTGAGCCGCTTCCTCGACCTGTGCCTGCGGCCCGAGGTGGTGCGGATCTCGCTCACCGACGCCATCTCCGTCCTCGGCTGGCAGGAATGGCGCGAGCTGGAGAACCGGTACGGGCTGGGCCTGATCACGGAGATCCTGGAGGGCGTCGCCGCGGACGGGCGGCTGGTCGCGGCGCCGATCCCGGAGCTGGCGCAATTGGTGCTGAGCGCCTGCGCGGAGGCCGCGCTGATGATCGCGCACGCCGAAGACCCCGAAGCGGCGAAGGAGAAGTCCCTCGCCGCTCTGGTGGCCCTGCTCTCCGGTCTTCTGCGGACCTAG
- a CDS encoding alpha/beta fold hydrolase → MTTSDLLGEVHEVDLGAARIRYRDRGEGPPVVFVHGLLTNGLLWRKVVPAVAGAGFRCLTPDWPLGSHDVPVPGADLSPPGVAALIARFLEALDLTDVTVVANDTGGALTQLLMTTAPDRVGRVVLTPSDCFERFLPPMFAALSPLARIPGGTWSLVQVMRSRALLRATNFVWAIKHPVPGHILDAYLLPSRRSPEIRDDLRRFMAGIDKRYTLTAAERLPAFEKPVLLVWAPEDRHFPLRLGRKLADVLPNAELKTIEDSYTFVPEDQPERLSGMVVEFLRAHATT, encoded by the coding sequence ATGACGACCAGCGACCTCCTGGGCGAGGTGCACGAGGTGGACCTCGGCGCCGCCCGTATCCGCTACCGCGACCGCGGCGAAGGCCCTCCCGTGGTCTTCGTGCACGGACTGCTGACCAACGGCCTGCTCTGGCGCAAGGTGGTCCCCGCGGTCGCCGGTGCCGGCTTCCGCTGCCTGACCCCGGACTGGCCGCTGGGCTCGCACGACGTCCCGGTCCCCGGCGCCGACCTGAGCCCGCCCGGGGTCGCCGCGCTCATCGCACGATTCCTCGAAGCGCTCGACCTGACCGACGTCACCGTGGTCGCGAACGACACCGGCGGCGCGCTCACGCAACTGCTCATGACCACGGCCCCGGACCGGGTGGGCCGGGTCGTGCTGACCCCGTCGGACTGCTTCGAGCGGTTCCTGCCGCCGATGTTCGCGGCGCTGAGCCCGCTGGCGCGGATCCCCGGCGGCACCTGGTCACTCGTGCAGGTGATGCGGTCGCGAGCGCTGCTGAGGGCCACGAACTTCGTCTGGGCGATCAAGCATCCGGTGCCTGGCCACATCCTCGACGCCTACCTGCTGCCCAGCAGGCGGAGCCCGGAGATCCGTGACGACCTGCGCCGCTTCATGGCGGGCATCGACAAGCGCTACACGCTGACGGCGGCCGAACGGCTCCCCGCGTTCGAGAAGCCGGTGCTGCTGGTCTGGGCGCCCGAGGACCGGCACTTCCCGCTGCGGCTGGGCCGCAAGCTCGCGGATGTCCTGCCGAACGCGGAACTGAAGACGATCGAGGACTCGTACACCTTCGTGCCGGAGGACCAGCCGGAGCGGCTGAGCGGCATGGTGGTGGAATTCCTGCGTGCCCACGCCACGACGTAG
- a CDS encoding DUF7455 domain-containing protein, whose amino-acid sequence MTSPTLTRPELTAADRCDRCGAAAQVRAILSTGGELLFCGHHARAHETKLKEMSADIQR is encoded by the coding sequence ATGACTTCACCGACGCTCACCCGCCCCGAACTGACCGCTGCCGACCGATGCGACCGGTGTGGAGCTGCAGCCCAGGTTCGAGCCATTCTCAGCACCGGTGGCGAGTTGCTCTTCTGTGGTCACCACGCCCGCGCACACGAAACGAAGCTCAAAGAAATGTCCGCGGACATTCAGCGGTAG
- a CDS encoding EamA family transporter yields the protein MYAGAAVAVGLFSVASPAGVAWLRCLGAAVVLLAWRRPPRSAWTGRTFLLAGAFGIVTAGMNVLFYEAIARLPLGTAVALEFAGPVVVAAFGSRSRRDVFALLLVVAGVIAIADVRLEGSLLGVLFALGAAAAWAGYILLGKRVAVGGNGIDGLAVGFAVGTVVLSPLAFGTGAVWGSPRLLLLGIGVGVLSTVVPYALDQVVLRKAGQARFALLLALLPVTAGVVGFLWLKQVPALPEALGTLAVVAGVALRSPRKDDGSAPL from the coding sequence ATGTACGCCGGTGCGGCCGTCGCCGTAGGTCTCTTTTCGGTCGCCTCACCCGCGGGGGTGGCATGGCTGCGCTGCCTCGGCGCCGCGGTGGTCCTCCTGGCGTGGCGCAGGCCACCCCGTTCCGCGTGGACCGGCCGCACGTTCCTGCTCGCGGGCGCGTTCGGCATCGTCACCGCCGGGATGAACGTGCTCTTCTACGAGGCGATCGCGCGGCTGCCCCTCGGCACCGCGGTCGCCCTGGAGTTCGCCGGGCCCGTCGTGGTGGCGGCTTTCGGCTCGCGGAGCCGTCGCGACGTCTTCGCGCTGCTGCTGGTGGTGGCCGGGGTGATCGCCATCGCGGACGTCCGGCTCGAAGGCAGCCTGCTCGGCGTGCTCTTCGCGCTGGGCGCGGCGGCCGCCTGGGCCGGGTACATCCTGCTCGGGAAGCGGGTGGCGGTCGGCGGGAACGGGATCGACGGGCTGGCCGTCGGGTTCGCCGTCGGCACCGTGGTGCTGTCGCCGCTGGCGTTCGGCACCGGCGCGGTGTGGGGTTCGCCACGTCTGCTGCTGCTCGGCATCGGGGTGGGCGTGCTCTCGACCGTCGTGCCGTACGCCCTCGACCAGGTGGTCCTGCGCAAGGCCGGGCAGGCGCGGTTCGCGCTGCTGCTCGCGTTGCTGCCGGTCACGGCGGGCGTGGTCGGCTTCCTGTGGCTCAAGCAGGTCCCGGCCCTGCCCGAGGCGCTCGGCACGCTGGCCGTCGTCGCCGGGGTGGCGCTGCGGTCGCCGAGGAAAGACGATGGCTCGGCGCCGCTCTGA
- a CDS encoding GNAT family N-acetyltransferase — MAEIRRAGTVEEVVAAQHLFDGPADRAASEKFLAGEENHLLIAYEDGEPAGMITGTEVTHPDKGTEMFLNELDVSPDYQRRGIGRDLVDALAGVARKRGCRGMWVGVETDNEAALATYASAGAANEGRFVMQSWTFDD; from the coding sequence GTGGCCGAGATCCGGCGGGCCGGCACCGTCGAAGAGGTCGTCGCCGCCCAGCACCTGTTCGACGGCCCCGCGGACCGCGCGGCGTCCGAGAAGTTCCTCGCGGGGGAGGAGAACCACCTGCTGATCGCCTACGAGGACGGCGAACCCGCGGGGATGATCACCGGTACCGAGGTGACGCATCCGGACAAGGGCACCGAGATGTTCCTCAACGAACTCGACGTCAGCCCGGATTACCAGCGGCGCGGGATCGGCCGCGACCTGGTCGACGCGCTGGCCGGGGTCGCGCGGAAACGAGGGTGCCGGGGAATGTGGGTCGGCGTCGAAACGGACAACGAGGCCGCGCTGGCGACCTACGCTTCGGCCGGTGCGGCGAACGAAGGCCGGTTCGTCATGCAGTCGTGGACGTTCGACGACTGA
- a CDS encoding DUF6885 family protein encodes MSSGIDGDRTGLSGRRWLPGGEHLVAVARAELPQKDGLAGPFATLAALRAAGFDVTDQDEVAALAGATQEGLARAIGTLSGGRLVAVPATGDWAPQSLFMLLAALWPLPRVALIAEVDPAEFGAHDTPVRALLDYLDTGVPPLWSSRWRPATAHSVLVAGMRIGAEGTLVSIMDGYPSLGDNGLHDQPVEWLAAALHRMLVVVDDGDAGAAVAAITTAGLWS; translated from the coding sequence ATGTCCTCCGGAATCGACGGCGACCGGACCGGTCTGTCCGGTCGCCGCTGGCTGCCCGGCGGCGAACATCTCGTCGCCGTCGCACGAGCCGAACTCCCGCAGAAGGACGGGCTCGCCGGGCCGTTCGCGACGCTGGCCGCCCTGCGCGCGGCGGGTTTCGACGTCACGGACCAGGACGAGGTCGCGGCACTGGCGGGCGCCACCCAAGAGGGTCTGGCGCGGGCGATCGGGACGCTGTCGGGAGGACGGCTCGTCGCGGTGCCCGCCACCGGCGACTGGGCGCCGCAGTCGTTGTTCATGCTCCTGGCCGCGCTCTGGCCTCTGCCGCGGGTCGCGCTGATCGCGGAGGTCGACCCGGCCGAATTCGGCGCGCACGACACCCCGGTGCGGGCGCTGCTCGACTACCTCGACACGGGTGTCCCGCCGCTGTGGTCGTCCCGCTGGCGTCCGGCGACCGCGCATTCCGTACTGGTGGCCGGGATGCGGATCGGCGCCGAAGGAACCCTGGTGTCCATTATGGACGGTTATCCGTCCTTGGGGGACAACGGGTTGCACGACCAGCCGGTGGAATGGCTGGCCGCGGCGCTGCACCGGATGCTGGTCGTGGTGGACGACGGCGACGCCGGGGCCGCCGTCGCCGCTATCACGACGGCAGGTCTGTGGAGCTGA